From Hirundo rustica isolate bHirRus1 chromosome 1, bHirRus1.pri.v3, whole genome shotgun sequence, a single genomic window includes:
- the SLC22A23 gene encoding solute carrier family 22 member 23 isoform X3, with protein MFSTLRFFEGFCLAGIVLSLYALRIELCPPGHRFMITMVASFIEMAGQFLMPGLAALCRDWQVLQAVIICPFLLMLFYWVIFPESLRWLMATQQFEASKELILQFSHKNRMSTESDIKGVVPGHRMDESVHRMDDDVGMKLLSVPHLLQNLEELEKEITRRPKKVCIVKVVGTRNLWKNIVVLCVNSLTGYGIHHCFAKSMMGHEAKMAITHNFYADYYTMAGIALASCLAMCPVVGFLGRRGGLLLFMILTALASLLQLGLLNLIGKYSQLPDSGMSDSVKDKFSVAFSIVGMFSSHAVGSLSVFFCAEITPTVIRGGGLGLVLASAGFGRLTAPIMELHNQKGYFLHHVIFACCTLICIICILLLPESKNQNLPENIPDGEHYTRQPLLPHKKGEQPLLLTNSELKDYSGLHDSAAVSDGISENTTANGMKLM; from the exons GGATAGAGCTCTGTCCTCCCGGGCACCGGTTCATGATCACCATGGTGGCGAGCTTCATCGAGATGGCGGGGCAGTTCCTCAtgccagggctggctgcccTCTGCAGGGACTGGCAGGTCCTCCAGGCAGTCATCATCTGCCCCTTCCTGCTGATGCTGTTTTACTGGGT tatttttccagAGTCTCTTCGGTGGTTGATGGCTACACAACAGTTTGAGGCATCCAAGGAACTGATCCTTCAGTTCTCACACAAGAACAGGATGAGCACAGAAAGCGACATCAAAGGAGTGGTGCCCG GGCATAGGATGGACGAATCAGTGCATAGAATGGACGATGATGTGGGAATGAAGCTGTTGTCTGTCCCTCATTTGTTGCAGAATTTGGAAG aactggaaaaggaaatcacCAGGAGACCGAAGAAAGTCTGCATTGTTAAAGTGGTGGGAACAAGGAACCTGTGGAAAAACATCGTAGTGTTGTGCGTGAACTC GCTGACTGGTTACGGCATACACCACTGTTTCGCAAAAAGCATGATGGGGCACGAAGCGAAGATGGCGATTACCCACAACTTCTACGCGGACTACTACACCATGGCTGGGATTGCGCTGGCATCCTGCCTGGCCATGTGCCCCGTGGTCGGGTttctggggaggagaggagggctCCTGCTCTTCATGATACTTACAGCTCTGGCATCGCTTCTGCAGCTGGGCCTTCTCAACT TGATTGGAAAATACAGTCAACTTCCAGACTCAG GTATGAGTGACAGCGTCAAAGACAAATTCTCTGTTGCGTTTTCCATCGTGGGTATGTTTTCTTCGCATGCCGTTGGAAGCCTCAGCGTGTTCTTCTGTGCTGAAATTACACCCACAGTAATCAG GGgaggagggctggggctggtCCTGGCCAGCGCGGGCTTCGGCCGCCTCACCGCCCCCATCATGGAGCTCCACAACCAGAAAGGCTACTTCCTCCACCACGTCATCTTCGCCTGCTGCACGCTCATCTGCATCAtctgcatcctgctgctgcccgaGAGCAAGAACCAGAACCTGCCCGAGAACATCCCGGATGGGGAGCATTACACCCGGCAGCCCCTCCTGCCGCACAAGAagggggagcagcccctgctcctgacAAACTCTGAACTCAAGGATTACTCTGGCCTCCACGACTCAGCAGCTGTGAGTGACGGGATCTCGGAGAACACCACTGCCAACGGGATGAAGTTGATGTAa